Proteins found in one Zea mays cultivar B73 chromosome 1, Zm-B73-REFERENCE-NAM-5.0, whole genome shotgun sequence genomic segment:
- the LOC100136885 gene encoding Superoxide dismutase [Cu-Zn], chloroplastic: MAAQSFLLAATAAARSPAVFAAPYSSARPFHSVHFVAGPWGAAAARALVVADATKKAVAVLKGASEVEGVVTLTQDDDGPTTVNVRITGLTPGLHGFHLHEFGDTTNGCISTGPHFNPNNLTHGAPEDEVRHAGDLGNIVANAEGIAEATIVDTQIPLTGPNSVVGRAFVVHELEDDLGKGGHELSLSTGNAGGRLACGVVGLTPL, encoded by the exons ATGGCCGCGCAGTCCTTCCTCCTCGCCGCCACTGCCGCCGCCAGGTCCCCCGCGGTCTTCGCCGCTCCCTATTCCTCCGCACGCCCTTTCCACTCGGTCCACTTCGTCGCCGGCCCgtggggcgccgccgccgccagggcGCTCGTCGTCGCGGACGCCACTAAGAAGGCCGTAGCCGTCCTCAAGGGCGCGTCTGAGGTCGAGGGCGTGGTCACGCTCACGCAGGACGACGATG GACCTACAACTGTGAATGTCCGTATCACTGGACTTACCCCTGGACTTCATGGCTTCCACCTC CACGAGTTTGGTGATACTACCAATGGGTGCATATCGACAG GACCACATTTTAATCCAAACAATCTGACGCACGGTGCACCAGAAGACGAAGTCCGTCATGCGGGTGACCTGGGAAACATTGTTGCAAATGCTGAGG GCATAGCCGAGGCAACCATTGTTGATACCCAG ATTCCTTTGACTGGCCCAAATTCAGTTGTTGGGAGAGCATTTGTGGTTCATGAGCTTGAAGATGATTTGGGGAAAG GGGGCCATGAGCTCAGCCTCTCTACTGGAAATGCTGGTGGAAGACTGGCATGTG GTGTTGTTGGCCTGACTCCATTGTAG